The sequence CGCGAGCGTCGCGCCCTGGCTGATCGGCGAGGACCCGCTGCGCACCGACGTGCTGTGGCAGGCCATCTATGCGCGGCTGCGTGATCACGGCCAGAAGGGCGTCGTGATCCAGGGCCTGAGCGGCATCGACATCGCGCTCTGGGACATCAAGGGAAAGCACTTTGGCGTGCCCGCCTATGTGCTTCTCGGAGGCGCGGCGCGCAAGGAGGTGCAGGCCTATGCGACCGGACTCTACCGGCGCAAGTCGGGCGATCCGCTAAAATATCTGCCGAAGGAAGCCGCCGCCTATGCCGCGGCAGGGTTTCGCGCGGTGAAGCTGAAGGTCGGCTTCGGCATCGCGGAGGATGCCGCGGTGACGCGCGCGGTGCGCGAGGCGATCAGCGGCGACGTCGCGCTGATGGTCGATGCGAACCACGCCTATGACGCGGTCGCCGCGATCCGGCTCGGCCGCATGATCGAGCCTTACGACATCGGATGGTTCGAGGAGCCGGTGCCGCCAGAGGACGTCGCGGGCTATCGTGCGGTGAAGTCGTCGCTGACGATCCCGATCGCCGGCGGCGAGTGCGAGTTCACCCGCTTCGGCTTCCGCGAGCTGTTCGCCTCCCATGCGCTCGACATCGCCCAGCCCGACACCTGCGCCGCCGGCGGCCTCACCGAATGCAAGAAGATCGCCGACATGAGCGAAGCCTTCGGCATCCGCTACAATCCGCATGTGTGGGGCACCGGAATTGCGATCGCGGCCTCGCTCCAGCTTCTCGCCGTGCTGCCCTCGCACACGCCGACCTCGCTGGCCCCGCTCGAGCCTCTGCTCGAACTCGACTGCACCGAACATCCGATCCGGCAGGCGATCCTGAAAGAGCCGATCGAGCACGCGAACGGCGTCGTGCGGGTGCCCGACGGTGCGGGGCTCGGCATCGAGATCGACCGCGAGGCGCTGTCGCGTTTCGCGGTCAATTAGGCGTGCACTCAAAAATCGTCGCGTCTGCTTTGCTCTCGCAACGTGATGTTGATCCTGACATGACTGCGCGTCGGCCTTGGCCAGAACCGGAAGTTGCCGCAATAGGTCCCCGTACTGTTTGCACCTAGTCACACTTGGTTTGCACCTAGATGTCGAAGTCACCTATGAGGTGGAGACATGGGGCTGGTCTCTCATAGGCGCCATTGAACTGAGCCCGGAGGACTAGCCTATCATGGGAGTAATGGCGGACAGGTTACCAATCGGTGGCTTTGCTCGGCTCGTACCCGAGCTCGACGTATATGATCTTGCACACAGCAAGACTTTTTGGTGCGATATTCTCGGTTTCCAGATTGCCTATCAACGACCTGAGAATCTCTTCATGTACATCGAGCTACAAGGGGCGCAGGTCATGCTGAACCAAAGAAATGGTAATTGGGAAACCGGGGCTTTGGAGCGGCCATTGGGGCGCGGCATTAATTTTCAAGTATTCGTCGACTCCGTGTCGCCCCTTCTCGACGCATTGAACCGGCACAACTGGGCTCTCTTTAGAGAATGTCACGACGCATGGTATCGGATCGCTGGTGAGGAGCGCGGCAACAGGCAGTTCCTGGTGCAAGATCCAGATGGCTATCTTATCCGCTTTGCGCAGGATCTGGGGGCCAGGGCTCGTTGATCGGGGTATCGGTCTCTTCCCGTCCCGGCGGAGTTCGCCGGGCTTGCCTCAATGGGCTTCATGGGGCATCGGCAATGGGTCAAAGGCCGAAGATGGCGACCGAACAAACGCACTTCCGCATTAGTCCTGAAAGCCGCCAATACGAGCCGCGCGACCTACCCGATCGTCTGCAACGCCGGGAACGTCTCCAGCAGCCAGATGCTCACATTGGAGACCGCACCGGTGAGAAAACCGATGCCGGTGATCACCATCAGCACGCCCATGGCGCGCTCGACATTGACGAGCTGGCCCTTCATGCGTGCGAACAGTTTTGAGAACTGCTCGATCATCAGCGCGGCGATCAGGAAGGGAATGCCAAGGCCGGCGGAGTAGACCGCGAGCAGGCCCGCGCCCTTCGTCACCGTCGCTTCGGCCGCGGCGATCGAGAGGATCGCGGCGAGGATCGGGCCGATGCAGGGCGTCCAGCCGAAGGCGAAGGCGAGGCCCATGACATAGGCACCCCAAGGCCCGACGGGCTTGGGCGCGGTCAAGCGTCCCTCGCGCATCAACAGGCCGATCCGCGTCAGCCCGAGGAAGTGCAGGCCCATGACGATGATGACGATGCCGGCGACGATCGAGAGCTCCGCCGACCAGGCGCGGATCAAGCCACCGATCAGCGAGGCGCTGGCGCCGAGCGCCACGAACACGGTGGAGAAGCCGAGCACGAACAGCAGCGCCGCCATCATGATCGCGCGCTTGGAGGCCGAGACCGGCTCGTCGCTCTCGACATGCTCGATTGTGGCGCCCGTCAGATAGATCAGATAGGGCGGGACCAGGGGCAGTACGCAAGGGGAGAGGAAGCTGACGAGGCCGGCAATCAGCGCCGCCGGGATCGAAACATGTTGCATGATGCAGTCGGGGCCATCTCAGGCTCTTTGGCCACGCGCGGGGGATGCGCGCGCCGGAGCCGAACGGCTCTGGTGTAGCCGATAGCTACGAATCCGCAACAGAGGCGCGATCAAACCAGGGCTCCCGCCGACGCCATCTGCGATCACAGATGCGGCATCGGGACGCGCGCAAATCTCGCCAAAAAGCGAGATTCGGCGGCGCGGCTACTTCACCACGCGGAGCAGCGGACGCCGGGGCTGGTCCTGCGTCTGCTTGGAAGGAGGCTGCGGTTCGCTCTCGGCGTTCCGCAGCATTTCGTCGCACAGCGCCTTGAGATCGGCGCTGTCAATTCCTTTGAGCTTCATCCGCACGTCGAGGATGACGATGGACAGCAGTTCGGCCGACTCACGGCTGTTGATCTCGTTGAGGACCTTGCGGCACTCCTCAAGGGTCTCCAGCACCGACTGCAACTGTTCGTCTGAATGCGACACCGGCGTTCTTCCGTTAATTCGGCCTGCGAGACGTGTTGGCAACCAACCCTTCGGCCCCCATGGGTTGCCGAAGATAGCATGAGGCCGCTGCGCCTCCGAAGATGATTTCAATCTGTTTCTGAGTTGAAACCGCGGTTCCGGCGATCAGCGCCGCTCCGCCATTGCCGCGGCGGCCCGGGAGCAAACGCGCGGCACGCTGTGATCGATCCATCCCGAACGGCGGTGCCTGCTTGCGCGCAAGCACAGCTATTGCGGACAACGCCGACAATCCCGCAGCCATTTCCCGGCTCGCAACGGAACTCACGCTATACCCCTATTCGGGCGATGGTCTGCCCGATTCCAGCCTTTGTCCCAGCCCTCGGCTGCACCCCAATACCACTCGCCCAGATAGTAAGGATGGCGTTCAAAACTCGCCGGTCCCCAACCCGTCATAGTTGTGGTTTGCGCCAGATTCTGCCAGTTTAGCAACCCGAAGGGACTTGTATGCACTCCTTGGCGGAAAGGGGCGTTCCGTTGGAAGAACGCTCAAAGACAAATCTCAGCGGCCTCTCCGATTGGGACGCGGCCCGCATCTTCCTGGAAGTCGTCCGATGCGGCAGTTTCCGCTCGGCGGCAGAACGCCTGTCCTTGTCCATCAACGCCGTCCGCCGCCGCATCGATGATTTCGAGCGCCAGACCGGCACCACCCTGTTCACCCGCGACGTCCATGGCACGCATCTCACCGACGAAGGCGCGATGGTGGTCTCCGCCGTGGAACGCATGGAGGCGGCGGCGTTCGACGTGTTGCGCACCAGCGATTCGACCGCCAACGTCCTGTCCGGCGAGGTGCGCGTCGCCGTCACCGAGGGATTGGGCACGTTCTGGCTCGCGCCCCGGCTGGTCGAATTCCAGCAAGCCTATCCGAACATCCTGGTCGACCTGCACTGTGCAATGCGCTCGGCCGACGTCTCCCGCCACGAGGCCGACGTCGCCATCCATTTGTCGCGTCCCTCCGCGCTCGACGTCAAGCTGGTGCGGCTCGGCTGCATGCATCTGATGTTCTGGGCTTCGGAAAAATACCTTGAGAAATACGGCACGCCGCGCTCGGCCCTGGAATTGATCAAGCACCGCCTGGTGCTGCAATTCGCCGACCAGCTCGCGGCCAAGGAAACTTTCGAGAGCTTCTTCCCGGGCGTTCCGGAGCGTGACCTCCTGGTCATGAAAACCAACGTCTCAAGCGCCAACTACTGGGCGGTCGCGAATGGCGCCGGAATCGGCGTATTCCCAAGCTACGCCATTGCGCTTGGCGGGAAGTTGATTCCACTGGAGGTCGAGTTGAACCGACCGCTGGATATCTGGTTGTCCTACCATCCCGGTAGCGGCCGGATCCCACGCGTGCGGCACATGATTGACTGGCTGATCGAGGCTTTCAATCCGGCTCGCTTCCCGTGGTTTAAGGAAGAGTTCGTGCATCCGCATGAATTCAAGGACTCGTATATGGGCGAACCCCTGACCCAGCTCTTCGGGGGATTTTCAACCGAAGAACAAAGGTGAAAACAGAGATGAAAGCAGCGGCGAAGAGAATGAAGCAGCGCAGTGCCGGCAAGCCGGACATTGAGCTTGGTAAACGGATCCGTCTGCGGCGCGTCGAGATGAAGATCTCGCAGGCCGAGCTGGGCGAAAAGCTCGGCGTCAGCTTCCAGCAGGTCCAGAAATACGAGAAGGGCGTCAATCGCGTCGGCGCAGCTCGGCTTCAGCAGATCGCCTCCGCCCTCGACGTGCCCGTGACCTTCTTCTATGACGGCGACAACAAGGCCCGCGAAGTGGAGAGCCTGCTCTTCCTCGACAGCGCCTTCAGCCTCCGGCTGCTGCGCGCCTACAGCAAGATCAAGGACCAGACGGTCCAGCGTCAGCTCGTCTCGCTGATGGAATCGATCGCAGCGAACGAAAGCTGAGATCGGGTCTGGCCGCTACGGCCGATCTTCAATCCGCCGCGTCGCGGGGGCGCGGCCGGATTGAATGAGACCGACTGAATCAGATTGGGGCGCGCGCCTGCGCGCGGCCTTTCTCAGGGCGGCTTGGCCGCCCTTTTTTCTTGTCCGCTTGGCGGCCATCCGCCGCGAATTTCGCGAACCCATCCCGCCCGTGCTGCGACCCAATCGAGAGCCTCCGCAGCGGAAGCGCGAGGCTTTCGCCTGCCGTACTTAATGGGACCTCAACATTGGTGCCGTAATTTTTCGCCGAGTTTTGCGAATCGGCGCGCGCAGCGCGGCAGCCGGAATTGCCAATGCGAGGGCCCTGCGGGCCTCGTTCTCATGGGGAAGATGGGACAGATGTCGAAACGCCATGCGATGATGATCATTGCCGTCGGTGTGCTCACGAGCGCCTCCGCGCTGGCGCAGGCGGAGACCATTGGACAGGCCGGTCCTAAGCCGGCGACGGCAGGCACGGTGCCGGCGGCGGCGAACCCGGCTCATGCGGCCGCGCCGAGGGTGGCCACCATGGCCGCCTCGACGCCGGAGAGCCGTTCGGCCGCGGCACTCGCGATGACCCACGAGCCGACCTATGACGAAGGCAGCGCGCAAAGGATCAAGGACGCGGCCCTGAGCTATTCCGACCTTGCAGTACGCGGCGGCTGGCCGATGATCCCGGCCGACGCCAAATTCGCGTCCGGTGTCCAGGGCGCCCACGACGAGCTCCTGCGCAAGCGGCTGATCGTCTCCGGCGATCTCGCCGCCGAGAAGGCGACCGGCGCGTTCGACCAGGATCTCGCGGATGCCGTGAGACGCTTCCAGGCCCGTCACGGCCTCGCGCCGACCGGCCTGATGACGCCGCGCACGGTGGCGGCGATGAACGTTCCGGTCCAGAAGCGCATCCGGCAGCTGGAGGCTTCGCTGCAGCGGCTCGAGAACATGAATTTCGGCTTCGGCCAGCGCTATGTCGTGGTCAACATCCCCGCCGCCTTTGCCGAGGCCGTCGAGAACGATGTCGTCGTGCGGCGCTATCGCATCATCGTCGGCAAGACCGAAAAGCCCTCGCCGACGCTGACGGCGCAGATCACTAGTGTCGTCCTCAACCCGACCTGGACGGTGCCGTCGTCTATCGCCAAGACCGAGATATCCGCGCATATGCGCAAAGATCCGACCTATCTGGCGCGCATGCACATGGAGGTGCTCGACGCCCACGACAATCCGATCGATCCGCATTCGGTCGACTGGTCGGGCACGCACACGCCGAACTTCACCGTGCGCCAGCAGAACGGCACCTTCAACGCACTCGGCGCAGTCAAGATCGACATGCCGAACGCCTATTCGGTCTACATGCACGACACCAACCAGCG comes from Bradyrhizobium diazoefficiens and encodes:
- a CDS encoding mandelate racemase/muconate lactonizing enzyme family protein; translated protein: MKITAVRTHILQAKLSQPFAYSRAWYDTRTAMLVEIETDSGLTGWGECYGPARMTAAVVASVAPWLIGEDPLRTDVLWQAIYARLRDHGQKGVVIQGLSGIDIALWDIKGKHFGVPAYVLLGGAARKEVQAYATGLYRRKSGDPLKYLPKEAAAYAAAGFRAVKLKVGFGIAEDAAVTRAVREAISGDVALMVDANHAYDAVAAIRLGRMIEPYDIGWFEEPVPPEDVAGYRAVKSSLTIPIAGGECEFTRFGFRELFASHALDIAQPDTCAAGGLTECKKIADMSEAFGIRYNPHVWGTGIAIAASLQLLAVLPSHTPTSLAPLEPLLELDCTEHPIRQAILKEPIEHANGVVRVPDGAGLGIEIDREALSRFAVN
- a CDS encoding bleomycin resistance protein, giving the protein MGVMADRLPIGGFARLVPELDVYDLAHSKTFWCDILGFQIAYQRPENLFMYIELQGAQVMLNQRNGNWETGALERPLGRGINFQVFVDSVSPLLDALNRHNWALFRECHDAWYRIAGEERGNRQFLVQDPDGYLIRFAQDLGARAR
- a CDS encoding cytochrome c biogenesis CcdA family protein, encoding MQHVSIPAALIAGLVSFLSPCVLPLVPPYLIYLTGATIEHVESDEPVSASKRAIMMAALLFVLGFSTVFVALGASASLIGGLIRAWSAELSIVAGIVIIVMGLHFLGLTRIGLLMREGRLTAPKPVGPWGAYVMGLAFAFGWTPCIGPILAAILSIAAAEATVTKGAGLLAVYSAGLGIPFLIAALMIEQFSKLFARMKGQLVNVERAMGVLMVITGIGFLTGAVSNVSIWLLETFPALQTIG
- a CDS encoding LysR family transcriptional regulator, whose translation is MHSLAERGVPLEERSKTNLSGLSDWDAARIFLEVVRCGSFRSAAERLSLSINAVRRRIDDFERQTGTTLFTRDVHGTHLTDEGAMVVSAVERMEAAAFDVLRTSDSTANVLSGEVRVAVTEGLGTFWLAPRLVEFQQAYPNILVDLHCAMRSADVSRHEADVAIHLSRPSALDVKLVRLGCMHLMFWASEKYLEKYGTPRSALELIKHRLVLQFADQLAAKETFESFFPGVPERDLLVMKTNVSSANYWAVANGAGIGVFPSYAIALGGKLIPLEVELNRPLDIWLSYHPGSGRIPRVRHMIDWLIEAFNPARFPWFKEEFVHPHEFKDSYMGEPLTQLFGGFSTEEQR
- a CDS encoding helix-turn-helix domain-containing protein, coding for MKQRSAGKPDIELGKRIRLRRVEMKISQAELGEKLGVSFQQVQKYEKGVNRVGAARLQQIASALDVPVTFFYDGDNKAREVESLLFLDSAFSLRLLRAYSKIKDQTVQRQLVSLMESIAANES
- a CDS encoding L,D-transpeptidase family protein; this encodes MSKRHAMMIIAVGVLTSASALAQAETIGQAGPKPATAGTVPAAANPAHAAAPRVATMAASTPESRSAAALAMTHEPTYDEGSAQRIKDAALSYSDLAVRGGWPMIPADAKFASGVQGAHDELLRKRLIVSGDLAAEKATGAFDQDLADAVRRFQARHGLAPTGLMTPRTVAAMNVPVQKRIRQLEASLQRLENMNFGFGQRYVVVNIPAAFAEAVENDVVVRRYRIIVGKTEKPSPTLTAQITSVVLNPTWTVPSSIAKTEISAHMRKDPTYLARMHMEVLDAHDNPIDPHSVDWSGTHTPNFTVRQQNGTFNALGAVKIDMPNAYSVYMHDTNQRNLFSDDYRFDSHGCSRVDNVRDLAAWLLKDQPKWSRAAIDAEIASGQHLDIAMAKKVPVAWVYLTAWMTRDQTVQFRNDVYNQDEQLLEATAEEAAFFSNAGSHPLTAHMAQ